The following is a genomic window from Geoalkalibacter halelectricus.
GCCCGGCCAGGGGCGTAGCCTGAAAAGCGCCGCCGTAGTGGCGTGCCTTGCCGATGATGACGCCGTAGCCGGTGAGAATTTCACCGTCGGCCTCGATTTCGAGCAACTGACTCGGTGGTGCAAGCAGCACCCGGACGCCGGTGAGTACATAGGCTGCCTTGCCCAGCAATCGTTTGAGTCCCAGATCGAGCTGATAGACCACCTGGGCGTCAAAGCCGATGCCGGCCATCAGCAGAAAATGACGGTCTCCGGCCAGACCCAGATGCACCCTCTGGGTGCGGCCGGCGAAGATGGTTTCGACGGCATCGGCGATGTCCTTGCCCAGGCCGATTTCGCGAGCGAAGACGTTGGCCGTGCCGAGGGGCAAAATGCCCAGGGGAATGTCGCTGCCCGCCAGCCCGTTGATGACTTCGTTGATGGTGCCGTCGCCGCCCGCCGCGACGACGGCGTCGGGCCGGCGCTCGATGGCTTGCCGACACAGATCCAAACCGTCGCCGCGCCGCTGGGTGTACCAGAGGTCCACGCAGGCGCCTCGGCGTCGCAGGGCGGTGACCGCCTGCTCGATGCGTTGGGGACCGCGCCGTCCTGCGGTGGGGTTGGCGATGACGATGATGTTGCGGTTGTGCAGCTCCATGGTCCTAAAAAAAGGGCGGTGTGCCCGTGCACTCCGCCCCGCTCCTCTTCGTATGGTTTCTGGCTATTGTGCGCACCTTTGATCCTTTCTTTTGCGTTGTCGGCACAATAGGGCGCCAATGTTTTTCTTTGGTTATCGTCTCGTCAAGGTTCGGTTATTTTTTTCTTCACTGAGATGGCCTTTTGGCGGCGGGCAGGGGCTTCCGATTAATTCCACCCGGCTCGATCCGGTGCCGGAGAGGATGCTACGCGACACAAAGCGCAGGAAAACGCCATCGTCCTCGCGCAGCCAATAATCGCCATGCCAGATGCGCGCCGGCACACCGGCGGCCGTGATGCGAAACCGTTGCGCCCAATGGCGCTCATCACCCAGCTCGATCCACGTGATTTCCTGTTTTTCTGCGCGCATGCGACGAACATCGAGATTGTCCGGCCGCACCATCCAGAACTCCAGTCGCGAATCGTCACTGCTCTGCAAGCTGCGCAGACCTACCGAGAGGGCCTGATACCAGGGGATTTCATCGATGTGCACGCTTCGCTCCAGGGTGCGACCCTGAAAACGTCCGCGGAAATCAAGAGCCTTTCCGTCGCGATGGACTTCAAGGTCGGTGTCGTCGCGCAAAGATCTGAGAAACCACGAACGCACCTCCCAGGTTTCGTCGCCAAACAGATTGCGATGCTCTTCGTCCGCGTCCAAAGTGCGCAGTTGCCGGACATCGCCGGTTTCCAGATGCCAGAAAAAATACCGGCGCTCCTGACCCTGGATTTCCTCATAGCAGTAACTTTCCGCCAGGCTCTCCCAGGTCGAAATCAGCAGCCACAACAGCACGATGAAAAGCGGCGCCAGGCGGGTGCTCACACCAAATCCCCCGGCAGGTCGGCCTGTGCCGCGGTTCTCAAGCGCCGCAAACGCAGGGTTTCGCGGCGCACCTCGAACCCCAGGCTGATCAGAAATCTCAAAGTCAGCAACGTACCCATGGGCCCGAGGATGACCATGACCGCCAGCCACAGTCTGATCCATGAGCTCAGCGTGAGCCGGCCGTCGAAGGCGAAGGACGCCCCGGCGTAAAGAGTCAGGGTGGTCAGTGCGGCCAGGGGCCAGAGGCAGGCGAGGGTCAGCATGCAAGGGACTCCGGGGGGCAGTGGTGATGCAGATAGGCGGCAGCGGCCTCTTTTCCCAGGTAACGCTCAAGAAGCCGCTCCTCGGTGTGGAGCAGATCGACCAGCAGCAGGCCGTCGATGACGTCG
Proteins encoded in this region:
- a CDS encoding diacylglycerol/lipid kinase family protein; the protein is MELHNRNIIVIANPTAGRRGPQRIEQAVTALRRRGACVDLWYTQRRGDGLDLCRQAIERRPDAVVAAGGDGTINEVINGLAGSDIPLGILPLGTANVFAREIGLGKDIADAVETIFAGRTQRVHLGLAGDRHFLLMAGIGFDAQVVYQLDLGLKRLLGKAAYVLTGVRVLLAPPSQLLEIEADGEILTGYGVIIGKARHYGGAFQATPLAGLDLPELDLCIFRRRGALPLMRYVSGIARGRHLQLPDVLYRKVTSARVRCASPLPVQADGDLIGRLPMDFSVARDSLTILRPA